A genomic segment from Flavobacterium sp. 9R encodes:
- the pheS gene encoding phenylalanine--tRNA ligase subunit alpha has protein sequence MIDKIKEYIAEAQVFSTQNGAELEAFRIKFLGSKGLLKELFAEFKNVPNDQKKEFGQVINLLKTTAEEKVKSIQEGLENQQESKGIYGDLTRTGEPITIGSRHPISLVKNQIIDIFSTIGFNVSEGPEIEDDWHNFTALNLPEYHPARDMQDTFFIQTNPDVLLRTHTSSVQVRYMENNKPPIRTISPGRVFRNEAISSRSHCIFHQVEGLYIDKDVSFADLKQTLLYFTKEMFGKSKIRLRPSYFPFTEPSAEIDIYWGLKTETDYRITKGTGWLEIGGCGMVDPNVLTNCGINPDEYNGFAFGMGVERIAMLLYQIGDIRMFYENDVRFLEQFKSII, from the coding sequence ATGATAGACAAGATAAAAGAATACATTGCAGAAGCACAAGTGTTTTCTACTCAAAATGGGGCTGAATTGGAAGCTTTCAGGATTAAATTTTTAGGCAGTAAAGGACTTTTGAAAGAGTTGTTCGCCGAATTCAAAAATGTTCCGAATGACCAAAAAAAAGAATTTGGACAAGTCATCAATTTACTAAAAACTACTGCTGAAGAAAAAGTAAAATCAATTCAGGAAGGTTTAGAAAATCAGCAAGAAAGCAAAGGTATTTATGGCGATTTAACCAGAACGGGCGAACCAATCACTATAGGTTCACGTCACCCAATATCCTTAGTGAAAAATCAAATTATTGATATTTTCTCAACCATTGGTTTCAATGTTTCTGAAGGACCAGAAATCGAAGACGATTGGCATAATTTTACAGCCTTGAACTTGCCAGAATACCATCCGGCTCGTGATATGCAAGATACTTTTTTCATTCAAACCAATCCTGATGTGTTGTTGCGTACTCATACTTCATCGGTTCAGGTGCGTTATATGGAAAACAACAAACCACCTATTCGTACGATTTCTCCAGGGCGTGTATTTCGTAACGAAGCCATTTCGTCTCGTTCACATTGTATCTTTCATCAAGTAGAAGGGTTGTATATCGACAAGGATGTGTCTTTTGCGGACTTAAAACAAACGCTTTTGTATTTTACGAAGGAAATGTTCGGTAAGTCAAAAATTCGTCTTAGACCGTCTTATTTTCCGTTTACGGAGCCAAGTGCCGAAATAGATATTTATTGGGGTTTAAAAACCGAAACGGATTATCGTATTACCAAAGGTACGGGTTGGTTAGAAATTGGTGGTTGCGGAATGGTAGACCCTAATGTTTTGACCAATTGTGGTATCAATCCAGATGAGTATAATGGTTTTGCTTTCGGAATGGGAGTAGAGCGTATCGCTATGTTGTTGTATCAAATTGGAGATATCCGTATGTTTTATGAAAACGATGTGCGTTTCTTAGAGCAATTTAAATCGATTATTTAG
- a CDS encoding NAD(P)H-dependent glycerol-3-phosphate dehydrogenase: MADKLKFAVIGGGSWATAIAKMLCVNQKEICWYMRNEVAIDHIKTYKHNPNYLSSVEFDTNKLILTSDINEAVEYADYLIFAIPSAFLEGELSKIIVPLKDKIIFSAIKGIVPETSLIVGEHFHIQYDIPYYNIGVITGPCHAEEVALERLSYLTIACGDPDKAKKVAENLSGNYIKAKISDDIIGTEYAAMLKNIYSIAAGIAHGLGYGDNFQSVIMSNAIREMKKFIKKVHKMKRNINDSAYLGDLLVTGYSVFSRNRMFGNMIGKGYTVKSAMMEMSMVAEGYYAVKSAYKLNQGYGAKTPIIDAVYQILYEGKEAKAVFKKLTEELD; encoded by the coding sequence ATGGCCGATAAATTAAAATTTGCAGTAATTGGTGGAGGAAGCTGGGCAACTGCTATTGCTAAAATGTTATGTGTGAACCAAAAAGAAATTTGCTGGTACATGCGCAACGAAGTCGCTATCGATCACATTAAAACCTACAAACACAACCCGAATTACTTAAGTTCGGTTGAATTTGACACTAACAAGCTTATCCTAACTTCGGATATTAATGAAGCAGTAGAATATGCCGATTACCTAATTTTTGCGATTCCTTCGGCTTTTTTGGAGGGAGAATTGTCCAAAATAATTGTTCCGCTAAAAGACAAAATCATCTTTTCGGCCATCAAAGGTATTGTTCCAGAAACCAGTTTGATTGTTGGAGAACATTTTCATATTCAATACGACATCCCTTACTACAACATAGGCGTAATTACAGGTCCTTGCCACGCCGAAGAAGTAGCTTTAGAACGTTTATCCTATCTTACAATTGCTTGTGGTGATCCAGATAAAGCAAAAAAAGTAGCCGAAAATTTATCAGGAAATTATATAAAAGCCAAAATATCAGATGATATTATTGGAACAGAATATGCGGCCATGCTTAAGAACATTTACTCAATAGCAGCTGGTATTGCTCACGGTTTGGGTTATGGAGATAACTTCCAATCGGTAATTATGAGTAATGCGATTCGTGAGATGAAAAAATTCATCAAAAAAGTTCATAAAATGAAACGTAACATCAATGATTCTGCCTATTTAGGTGATTTATTGGTAACAGGATACTCGGTCTTTTCTAGAAATAGAATGTTTGGTAACATGATTGGAAAAGGTTATACTGTAAAATCAGCTATGATGGAAATGAGTATGGTAGCCGAAGGATATTATGCCGTAAAAAGCGCTTACAAACTCAATCAAGGCTACGGTGCCAAAACACCAATTATAGATGCCGTGTATCAAATTCTATATGAAGGAAAAGAAGCCAAAGCCGTCTTTAAAAAACTAACCGAAGAATTGGACTAG
- a CDS encoding iron-containing alcohol dehydrogenase encodes MLNFELYNPTNLIFGKGQIEKIATLIPAEAKILIAYGGGSIFKNGIYDQVKAALPDRNIVEFGGIEPNPHYETLMKAVAVIKEQNIDFILAVGGGSVIDGVKFISAAVHFEGNPMDILQKRLLIKDLSKVVPFGTVLTIPATGSEMNSGSVVTIEATQEKLAFGGSALFPKFSICDPTVIVSLPKRQLQNGVVDAYTHVLEQYLTYPHEGYLQDRISESILQTLIEIGPKVVEDPTNYALASNFMWSCTMALNGLIQKGVPSDWATHMIGHELTALYGIDHARTLAIIGPNLYKVMFETKKAKLAQYGQRIFNLTGSEDEIAKEAINKTVAFFHTMGMQTQLSDYTKDFEKTADFIAKRFEERGWKGLGEKQNITPAKVREIVAASY; translated from the coding sequence ATGTTAAACTTCGAATTATACAATCCTACGAATTTAATTTTCGGAAAAGGACAAATAGAAAAAATAGCGACCTTGATTCCTGCAGAAGCAAAAATCCTGATTGCTTACGGAGGAGGCAGTATCTTCAAAAACGGTATTTATGATCAAGTAAAAGCAGCGCTTCCAGATCGTAATATTGTTGAATTTGGTGGTATTGAACCCAATCCTCATTACGAAACATTGATGAAAGCGGTAGCGGTAATCAAAGAACAAAATATCGATTTTATTTTGGCAGTAGGTGGCGGTAGCGTCATTGATGGCGTGAAATTCATATCGGCAGCTGTACATTTTGAAGGCAACCCAATGGATATTTTACAGAAACGCTTACTCATCAAAGACCTTAGCAAAGTAGTTCCTTTCGGTACGGTCCTAACAATTCCTGCTACAGGATCAGAAATGAATTCAGGATCTGTTGTAACTATTGAAGCTACACAAGAAAAATTGGCTTTTGGCGGAAGCGCTTTGTTTCCTAAATTTTCTATTTGTGATCCAACAGTTATTGTTTCATTGCCAAAGCGTCAATTACAAAACGGCGTTGTAGATGCTTACACACACGTATTGGAGCAATACTTGACCTATCCACATGAAGGTTATTTACAAGACCGAATTTCCGAAAGTATTTTGCAAACCCTAATCGAAATTGGACCAAAAGTAGTAGAGGATCCTACAAATTATGCTTTGGCTTCTAACTTTATGTGGAGCTGTACTATGGCGCTCAACGGACTAATCCAAAAAGGAGTTCCTAGTGACTGGGCTACACACATGATTGGACACGAATTAACGGCTTTGTATGGAATTGATCACGCTAGAACATTGGCGATAATTGGTCCTAACTTATACAAGGTAATGTTTGAAACGAAAAAAGCCAAATTGGCCCAATATGGTCAACGTATTTTTAATCTAACTGGAAGCGAAGACGAAATTGCAAAAGAAGCTATCAACAAAACTGTTGCCTTCTTTCATACAATGGGAATGCAAACCCAATTGTCTGACTACACCAAAGATTTCGAAAAAACAGCCGATTTTATTGCAAAAAGATTTGAAGAAAGAGGTTGGAAGGGCTTAGGAGAAAAACAAAACATAACTCCTGCGAAAGTTAGAGAAATAGTTGCTGCTAGTTATTAA
- a CDS encoding type 1 glutamine amidotransferase domain-containing protein: protein MKKTSLLTILVITLSCFVATAQKQNKKMKKVLFVVTSHDQLGNTGEKTGFWTEEFAAPYYALADKGIQIDIASPLGGQPPIDPKSADPASATEDTKRFDADTALLAKLKNTKKISEVSPSDYDAVFYPGGHGPLWDLAEDTTSSDLIATFYTQNKPVAFVCHAPAALKNVKVNGDFLVKGKKVTGFTNSEEAAVGLTNIVPFLVEDMLQKNGGFYSKAGDWQSYAVEDGLLITGQNPASSKLVAEKLLAQLHSKK from the coding sequence ATGAAAAAAACTTCCTTATTAACGATTCTAGTAATAACCTTGAGTTGCTTTGTTGCAACTGCACAAAAACAAAATAAAAAAATGAAAAAAGTATTATTTGTAGTTACCAGCCACGACCAATTAGGTAACACAGGAGAAAAAACAGGATTTTGGACAGAAGAATTTGCCGCTCCCTACTATGCTTTGGCCGACAAGGGAATTCAAATCGACATTGCATCACCTCTTGGAGGTCAGCCTCCAATCGATCCAAAAAGTGCTGATCCAGCATCAGCAACTGAGGATACTAAACGTTTTGATGCAGATACCGCATTGTTAGCAAAACTTAAAAACACCAAAAAAATATCAGAAGTTTCTCCATCTGATTACGATGCTGTTTTTTATCCTGGAGGTCACGGTCCATTATGGGATTTGGCCGAGGATACAACTTCTTCAGACTTAATTGCTACTTTTTACACACAAAATAAACCAGTAGCATTTGTATGTCATGCACCTGCTGCCTTAAAAAATGTAAAAGTAAATGGAGATTTCTTGGTTAAAGGTAAAAAAGTAACTGGTTTTACGAACTCCGAAGAAGCAGCTGTGGGATTGACCAATATCGTACCTTTTTTGGTGGAAGATATGTTGCAAAAAAATGGTGGTTTTTACAGTAAAGCTGGCGATTGGCAATCCTACGCCGTAGAAGATGGTTTATTGATTACAGGACAAAATCCTGCTTCATCAAAATTAGTTGCCGAAAAATTATTGGCTCAATTGCATTCAAAAAAATAA
- a CDS encoding LysR family transcriptional regulator, with amino-acid sequence MVNLEWYRTFKSVYKNGNFSLAAKELFISQPAVSQQIAMLEAHVGYTLFNRKSKGVVPTEYAKLLNNLIIDALDRLENVENGFRAKAFNTNRLLSIGISKHLMGCFGSSLVSKFDFIDFTFGTNEELFDLVNSKKIDFAIVTKQYDTFDTLQQRIGEIKQVVVATPDIDLQIIKENISTNDLVAIEQWMNDQRWYSHDSGIPHIKLFWLHVFNKKRPAIIANYIIPSENEMIAILAQNTGISVVWNCNVASKIRNKVLQLVWDSPKMPATPVFLLSGKNDNLSAIAEEIVAVVKEVLY; translated from the coding sequence ATGGTAAATTTAGAATGGTATCGCACTTTTAAATCAGTATACAAAAACGGAAATTTTTCGTTAGCCGCTAAGGAGTTGTTCATTAGTCAGCCTGCAGTCAGTCAGCAAATTGCTATGCTTGAAGCCCATGTAGGATATACATTATTCAACCGTAAATCAAAAGGGGTGGTGCCTACGGAATACGCAAAGTTACTCAATAACTTAATCATTGATGCTTTGGATCGTTTAGAAAATGTAGAAAACGGTTTTAGAGCTAAGGCGTTCAATACTAATCGATTATTGTCTATTGGGATTTCAAAGCATTTGATGGGATGTTTTGGTAGTTCATTGGTGTCTAAATTTGATTTTATTGACTTCACTTTTGGGACCAACGAGGAGTTATTTGATTTAGTAAATTCCAAGAAAATAGATTTTGCGATAGTAACCAAACAGTACGATACTTTTGATACCCTACAGCAGCGAATTGGTGAAATAAAACAAGTCGTTGTCGCTACTCCAGATATTGATCTTCAAATCATAAAAGAAAACATTTCTACCAATGATTTAGTTGCTATAGAACAATGGATGAACGATCAGCGGTGGTACAGTCATGATTCGGGTATACCCCACATTAAGTTATTTTGGTTGCATGTTTTTAATAAAAAAAGGCCAGCGATTATAGCCAATTATATCATTCCATCAGAAAATGAAATGATTGCAATTCTTGCTCAAAACACGGGTATTAGTGTAGTTTGGAATTGTAATGTTGCATCTAAGATTCGCAATAAAGTGTTACAATTGGTATGGGATAGCCCAAAAATGCCTGCAACACCAGTGTTTTTATTATCAGGTAAGAATGATAATTTAAGTGCTATTGCTGAAGAAATAGTTGCTGTTGTAAAAGAGGTATTGTACTAA
- the nadD gene encoding nicotinate (nicotinamide) nucleotide adenylyltransferase, translating to MKIGLYFGTFNPIHVGHLIIANHMAEHTDLDQIWMVVTPHNPLKKKSTLLDDYHRLHMVHLATDTYTKIKPSDIEFKLPQPNYTITTLVHLQEKYPENEFALIMGEDNLKSLHKWKNYEAILEHYSIYVYPRIEAIENNQKTIDTGAENTSFANHPKIKIIDAPVVEISATFIRNSIKKGKNIRPLLPHNVWEYLDHNNFYKK from the coding sequence ATGAAAATCGGACTATATTTCGGTACTTTTAATCCCATTCATGTGGGCCATTTGATTATTGCCAATCATATGGCAGAACATACCGATTTGGACCAAATCTGGATGGTCGTAACGCCACACAACCCGTTAAAAAAGAAAAGTACGCTGCTTGATGATTATCATCGGTTACATATGGTGCATTTGGCTACTGATACTTATACAAAAATAAAGCCTTCGGATATCGAATTTAAATTACCGCAACCCAATTATACGATTACTACACTAGTACATTTACAAGAGAAATATCCAGAAAATGAGTTTGCTTTAATCATGGGCGAAGACAACTTAAAATCCTTGCACAAATGGAAAAACTACGAAGCCATTTTAGAACATTATTCCATTTATGTCTATCCGAGAATCGAAGCCATAGAAAACAATCAAAAAACAATTGATACTGGAGCAGAAAACACTTCTTTTGCCAACCATCCCAAAATCAAAATCATAGATGCCCCAGTAGTTGAAATATCAGCTACTTTTATTCGCAATAGCATCAAAAAAGGCAAAAACATTCGCCCTTTATTACCACATAATGTTTGGGAGTATTTGGATCATAATAATTTTTACAAAAAATAA
- a CDS encoding four helix bundle protein — MGEIKSYKDLLIWQKGIKIVCLVYQLVKSFPQEELYALTSQIKRASISIPSNIAEGYGRNTDKSFSHFLDISRGSLFEIETQLLIANELGFITNETLYTEILSQIEEESKMINAFSKTLKN; from the coding sequence ATGGGTGAAATAAAATCATATAAAGATTTATTGATTTGGCAAAAAGGCATTAAAATAGTCTGCTTAGTTTATCAGTTAGTAAAATCATTTCCTCAGGAAGAATTATATGCTCTGACAAGTCAGATAAAAAGAGCTTCGATATCTATTCCTTCTAATATTGCTGAAGGTTATGGAAGAAATACAGATAAATCATTTAGTCATTTTTTAGATATTTCAAGAGGCTCACTATTCGAAATTGAAACTCAATTACTAATTGCTAATGAACTTGGTTTTATAACAAATGAAACTTTGTACACAGAAATTCTAAGCCAAATAGAGGAAGAATCTAAAATGATTAATGCATTTTCAAAAACCCTCAAAAACTAA
- the gmk gene encoding guanylate kinase translates to MKKGKLIVFSAPSGSGKTTIVRHLLGKEDLNLEFSISAATRLPRGEEVDGKDYYFMSLEQFKKHIKAEEFVEWEEVYRDNFYGTLKSEVERIWAMGKNVIFDIDVAGGLRIKHKFPEETLAVFVKPPSVDELKRRLKERSTESEDKINMRIAKASVELATAPQFDVIIKNYDLPVALEEAYQLVKDFVSK, encoded by the coding sequence ATGAAAAAAGGAAAATTAATAGTTTTTTCAGCTCCATCTGGTTCGGGAAAAACAACAATCGTTAGGCATTTATTAGGAAAAGAAGATTTGAATTTAGAATTTTCTATTTCGGCAGCTACCCGTTTGCCTCGTGGTGAAGAAGTAGATGGCAAGGATTACTATTTTATGTCATTGGAACAATTCAAAAAACACATCAAAGCAGAAGAGTTTGTTGAATGGGAAGAAGTGTATCGCGATAATTTCTATGGCACACTAAAAAGCGAAGTGGAACGCATTTGGGCTATGGGCAAAAATGTGATTTTTGATATTGATGTGGCTGGAGGATTGCGTATTAAACACAAATTTCCAGAAGAAACCTTGGCTGTTTTTGTGAAACCTCCAAGCGTTGATGAATTGAAAAGAAGACTCAAAGAACGCTCAACCGAAAGCGAAGACAAAATCAACATGCGCATTGCCAAAGCCTCAGTAGAATTGGCTACCGCTCCACAATTTGATGTGATTATCAAAAATTACGATTTGCCTGTTGCACTTGAAGAAGCGTATCAATTGGTGAAGGATTTTGTTTCTAAATAG
- a CDS encoding YicC/YloC family endoribonuclease: MIQSMTGFGKATLQLPTKKITIEVKSLNSKGLDLNVRMPSLYREMELGLRNLIASKLERGKIDFSIYIESTAEQTSTRVNVPIVKAYINQLLEVYPDADTTELMKMAVRMPDTMKVEREEIDESEWATIQTVIEEALQNILNFRKDEGESLEKEFQLRIGNIRQFMNEALALDPERVQAIKERLQTAIAELQVNIDENRFEQELIYYLEKLDITEEKVRLTNHLDYFLDTIKGTEANGRKLGFITQEMGREINTMGSKSNHAQMQKLVVQMKDELEKIKEQVLNVL; encoded by the coding sequence ATGATACAATCCATGACCGGTTTTGGTAAAGCAACACTTCAATTGCCAACCAAAAAAATAACAATAGAAGTAAAATCCCTAAACAGTAAGGGGTTAGATTTGAATGTAAGAATGCCCTCTTTATACCGCGAAATGGAATTGGGACTGCGCAATCTAATTGCTTCAAAATTGGAAAGAGGAAAAATTGATTTCTCGATTTACATTGAAAGTACAGCTGAGCAAACCTCTACTCGAGTGAATGTTCCAATTGTAAAAGCTTATATCAATCAATTACTTGAGGTATATCCTGACGCCGACACAACTGAATTGATGAAGATGGCCGTTCGTATGCCGGATACTATGAAAGTAGAACGCGAAGAAATTGACGAAAGTGAATGGGCTACTATACAAACTGTAATCGAAGAGGCACTTCAAAACATCTTGAATTTCCGTAAAGACGAAGGCGAGTCTCTCGAAAAAGAATTCCAATTGCGCATCGGAAATATTCGTCAATTCATGAACGAAGCTTTGGCCTTAGACCCTGAGCGTGTTCAAGCTATCAAAGAACGCTTACAAACCGCTATTGCTGAACTTCAAGTAAATATTGACGAAAATCGTTTTGAACAAGAACTCATTTACTATTTGGAAAAACTAGATATTACTGAAGAAAAAGTACGTTTAACCAACCATTTGGATTATTTCCTAGACACCATCAAAGGAACGGAAGCTAATGGTAGAAAACTAGGTTTTATTACTCAAGAAATGGGTAGAGAAATCAACACTATGGGTTCTAAATCCAATCATGCTCAAATGCAAAAGTTAGTCGTTCAAATGAAAGATGAATTGGAAAAAATTAAAGAGCAAGTGTTGAATGTATTGTAG
- a CDS encoding DMT family transporter, with the protein MSKRKLALIGATIVSIIYGVTFTIAKDVMPAYIDAFGFILLRVGGSVLLFWLTWLFMPKEKIALGDFPRIIAAAFFGVAFNMLTFFKGLSLTSPISAAVIMVSTPMIVLVLSAIIMKERLKKRKVFGIILGLFGTALLILYGKSIGSASNAGLGNFLVLVNAISYGFYLIIVKKLMHTYNAFTFVKWIYLFGFLMVLPFGWSEFNAVNWSLVPTLIYWKISFVVVVSTFLTYLLNLLSMKELKPTTVAVFIYLQPLFATIFAISLGKDELNWVKIGAAILIFSGVYLVTQKSHKSHN; encoded by the coding sequence ATGTCTAAAAGAAAGCTTGCCTTAATTGGTGCAACCATCGTTTCGATTATTTATGGTGTAACTTTTACCATTGCCAAAGACGTAATGCCTGCATACATTGATGCTTTCGGGTTTATCTTACTTCGAGTGGGCGGTTCAGTGCTGCTTTTTTGGCTAACGTGGCTTTTTATGCCCAAAGAAAAAATTGCCTTGGGAGATTTTCCTAGAATTATTGCTGCTGCTTTTTTTGGAGTAGCATTCAATATGCTCACTTTTTTTAAAGGATTAAGCCTAACTTCACCTATCTCTGCTGCAGTAATTATGGTTTCAACACCAATGATTGTGCTGGTTTTATCAGCAATAATAATGAAAGAGCGCCTGAAAAAAAGAAAGGTTTTTGGAATTATCCTAGGCCTGTTCGGTACTGCTTTATTGATTCTTTACGGCAAATCGATTGGTAGTGCTAGCAATGCTGGATTGGGTAATTTCTTAGTATTGGTCAATGCAATTTCTTATGGTTTTTATCTCATCATTGTAAAAAAATTAATGCATACCTATAATGCATTTACCTTTGTAAAATGGATTTATCTTTTTGGTTTCTTGATGGTTCTACCATTTGGATGGAGTGAGTTTAATGCTGTCAATTGGTCTTTAGTGCCTACTTTAATCTACTGGAAAATAAGTTTTGTTGTAGTTGTTTCGACTTTCTTAACTTATTTATTAAATTTACTTTCGATGAAAGAATTAAAACCTACTACGGTGGCGGTTTTTATTTATTTACAACCTCTTTTTGCGACGATTTTTGCTATTAGTTTAGGGAAAGACGAGCTGAATTGGGTCAAAATAGGAGCTGCTATTTTAATTTTTTCGGGCGTTTATTTGGTAACACAAAAAAGCCATAAAAGTCATAACTAA
- a CDS encoding arsenate reductase family protein produces the protein MNKIYYLASCDTCRKIIKGLPSNHNLAFHDIKQDPITVDELEKMAELSGSYEALFSKKAQLYKSMDLKNQSLTEADFKKYILEHYTFLSRPVFIINDKIYIGNSQQNIHQVHLALAHV, from the coding sequence ATGAACAAAATATATTACTTAGCTTCTTGCGATACCTGCAGAAAAATCATAAAAGGACTACCTTCCAACCATAATCTGGCTTTCCATGACATTAAACAAGACCCAATTACTGTTGATGAATTAGAAAAAATGGCAGAATTATCAGGAAGTTACGAAGCTCTGTTTAGCAAAAAAGCCCAATTGTACAAATCGATGGATTTAAAAAATCAATCGCTTACAGAAGCCGATTTTAAAAAATACATTTTGGAACATTACACCTTTTTGAGCCGACCTGTTTTTATCATTAATGACAAAATCTATATCGGTAATAGCCAACAAAACATTCATCAAGTTCATTTAGCATTGGCCCATGTCTAA
- a CDS encoding DinB family protein codes for MNAIFELTATSRKMAAPYLEKYTLEQLNTIPEGFSNTIFWNIAHIVVTQQLLVYKLSGLPMQVSDDLVEKYRKGTKPEQDATQEEVDLIKSLLFSTVEQMKSDYDNKVFQNFTEYPTSTGFTLHTVEEAIQFNAFHEGLHMGILMSLRKFV; via the coding sequence ATGAACGCAATATTTGAACTCACAGCAACAAGCCGAAAAATGGCCGCTCCTTATCTTGAAAAATATACTCTAGAACAATTGAATACAATTCCTGAAGGTTTTTCTAATACTATATTTTGGAACATTGCTCATATCGTGGTGACGCAACAGTTATTAGTATACAAATTATCAGGTCTACCAATGCAGGTTTCAGATGATTTGGTAGAAAAATACCGAAAAGGAACCAAGCCTGAACAAGATGCTACACAAGAAGAAGTTGATTTGATTAAGAGTTTGCTTTTTTCAACGGTAGAACAAATGAAAAGCGACTACGATAATAAGGTTTTTCAAAATTTTACTGAATACCCAACTTCTACAGGTTTTACATTGCATACTGTTGAAGAAGCAATCCAATTCAATGCTTTTCATGAAGGATTACATATGGGGATTTTGATGAGTCTTCGTAAGTTCGTTTAA
- a CDS encoding DUF3298 and DUF4163 domain-containing protein → MKRYIQSLFLLVVLSSCSNEIRFENKEFSKKSNLLCKENCPEIKVSIPYATNNSTSADSINKKVFSRIKELVYLDEKPLETEDYQVLLSSFINSYETTKEEIPDATFGWEAAIEGTVKYQSEHIINLEIDHYTFTGGAHGYEGLQSLIFDSKTGKNISNESLFKDISGLKKMLEIKFRKKYQIPLKGNINQTGYLFENDEFQLPKNIFFTNDGLLFYYNQYEAAAYVEGPKTLFIPYASLKNYLVLK, encoded by the coding sequence ATGAAACGATACATCCAAAGCCTATTTTTGCTCGTAGTATTGAGTAGTTGTTCCAATGAAATACGCTTTGAAAATAAAGAATTCAGTAAAAAAAGCAACTTACTTTGCAAAGAAAACTGTCCAGAAATAAAAGTGAGTATTCCTTATGCCACAAACAACAGTACTTCGGCAGATAGCATCAATAAAAAAGTGTTTTCTAGAATAAAAGAATTGGTCTATCTTGATGAAAAACCATTAGAAACCGAGGATTATCAAGTCCTTCTTTCATCATTTATAAACTCTTATGAAACTACCAAAGAAGAAATACCTGATGCCACTTTTGGATGGGAAGCTGCAATAGAAGGAACGGTTAAATATCAATCTGAACATATTATCAATTTAGAAATTGACCATTACACTTTTACTGGGGGCGCTCACGGTTATGAAGGCCTTCAATCCCTAATATTTGACTCAAAAACTGGAAAAAACATTTCGAATGAATCGCTTTTCAAAGATATTTCTGGGTTGAAAAAAATGCTAGAAATCAAGTTCCGAAAAAAATATCAAATACCACTAAAAGGCAATATCAATCAAACGGGTTATTTATTTGAAAATGATGAGTTCCAATTACCCAAAAACATCTTTTTTACCAATGACGGCCTTTTATTTTATTACAATCAATACGAAGCGGCTGCTTATGTAGAAGGGCCTAAAACTCTTTTTATTCCTTACGCTTCCCTAAAAAACTACCTTGTTTTGAAATAA